One window of Chryseobacterium indologenes genomic DNA carries:
- a CDS encoding GNAT family N-acetyltransferase, protein MNYMIKKASLEDLDETAELFNLYRVFYRQESDVEKGKVFLKERFLNSESDIFLVMAEGKAVGFVQLYKLFHYTKLQKQWLLSDLFVHPDYRGKGLSVALIDRSKQWCEETGACGLMLETEKTNDIGNTLYPRCGFEYDGAHNYYHWWK, encoded by the coding sequence ATGAATTACATGATTAAAAAAGCCAGTCTTGAAGATCTTGATGAAACGGCAGAATTATTCAATCTTTACCGTGTTTTTTACAGACAGGAATCAGATGTTGAAAAAGGAAAAGTTTTTCTCAAAGAACGGTTTTTAAACAGTGAGTCGGATATCTTTCTTGTGATGGCTGAAGGAAAAGCCGTAGGATTTGTACAGCTTTACAAGTTATTTCATTATACCAAATTACAGAAGCAATGGCTGTTGAGTGATTTGTTCGTTCATCCGGATTACAGAGGAAAAGGCCTTTCTGTAGCATTAATTGACCGTAGTAAACAATGGTGTGAAGAAACAGGAGCATGTGGACTGATGCTTGAAACAGAAAAAACAAATGATATCGGAAATACATTATATCCGCGTTGCGGATTTGAATATGACGGGGCGCACAATTACTACCATTGGTGGAAATAG
- a CDS encoding BlaI/MecI/CopY family transcriptional regulator, translating to MKIQTLTKAEEQVMQYLWKIEKGFLKDVLDLFPDPKPHTNTVSTILKVLKDKEFVDYRVHGRQHEYFPLVSKEQYSGKTMKSLVKNYFKGSYKSAVSFLVEKNEMTVEDLEMLLDELKNKD from the coding sequence ATGAAAATTCAGACTTTAACAAAAGCAGAAGAGCAGGTAATGCAGTATTTATGGAAAATAGAAAAAGGATTCCTAAAGGATGTTCTTGATCTTTTTCCGGATCCAAAACCGCATACCAATACGGTCTCTACCATTTTAAAAGTATTGAAAGACAAAGAATTCGTAGACTATCGTGTACACGGAAGACAGCATGAGTATTTTCCGCTTGTTTCAAAAGAACAGTATTCCGGAAAGACCATGAAAAGTCTTGTGAAAAACTATTTTAAAGGCTCCTACAAAAGTGCCGTTTCGTTTCTGGTAGAAAAAAACGAAATGACTGTAGAAGATCTTGAGATGCTATTGGATGAACTCAAAAATAAAGACTAG
- a CDS encoding YdeI/OmpD-associated family protein: MKNNSFTATLEIIGINPFVFVPEEILDRIFEESGKNKSPIPVKGTVNGQEFKQNLMKYLGEWRLYVNLTMLKNSPKRIGEVIEVVLEYDDSDRSISIHPHLEKAIKESPLATENFENLIPSRRLELVRYINNLKTEASIQRNIEKIIRHLHGETDFFGKMIE, translated from the coding sequence ATGAAAAACAACAGTTTCACAGCCACATTGGAAATCATAGGGATTAATCCTTTTGTATTTGTTCCGGAAGAGATTCTGGACAGGATTTTTGAGGAGTCAGGAAAGAATAAAAGCCCGATTCCCGTGAAAGGAACAGTAAACGGACAGGAGTTTAAACAAAACCTCATGAAATATCTGGGTGAATGGAGACTGTATGTGAACCTGACCATGCTGAAAAACTCCCCAAAGAGAATCGGAGAAGTCATTGAAGTAGTATTGGAATATGATGATTCTGACAGAAGTATTTCTATTCATCCTCATTTGGAAAAAGCAATTAAGGAAAGTCCTCTGGCAACAGAAAATTTTGAAAATCTGATTCCTTCAAGACGACTTGAACTTGTTCGTTATATCAACAATTTAAAAACCGAAGCCAGTATCCAGCGGAATATCGAGAAAATCATCCGCCATTTACACGGTGAAACAGATTTTTTTGGAAAAATGATTGAATAA
- a CDS encoding Ada metal-binding domain-containing protein → MFSHSQISAKSLRSKIHSREVCFGGNKKLKIYGLLQCKSGKRMKRENRVFFATLQEALQHNFRPCGRCMKEQYKRWKSNSS, encoded by the coding sequence ATGTTCTCACATTCTCAAATATCAGCCAAAAGTCTGAGAAGTAAAATTCATAGCAGAGAAGTTTGTTTTGGAGGAAATAAAAAGCTTAAAATTTACGGACTACTCCAATGTAAGTCAGGCAAAAGAATGAAAAGAGAAAACAGGGTATTTTTTGCAACGCTGCAGGAAGCATTACAACATAATTTTCGCCCTTGCGGACGTTGCATGAAAGAACAGTATAAAAGATGGAAAAGTAATTCCTCCTGA
- a CDS encoding sugar O-acetyltransferase yields MTEKEKCAAGLLYNANYDKELIQERVACKDLCQEYNGLKNSDTERRYELLGRIIGSIKENICIEPNFWCDYGYNIKAGENFYANHNLVILDCAKVEFGDNVFIGPNCSFYTAGHPLDAKQRNEGLEYAHPIKVGDNVWLGGNVVVLPGVSIGNNSVIGAGSVVTKDIPDDVVAVGNPCKVVKKITEQN; encoded by the coding sequence ATGACAGAAAAGGAAAAATGTGCAGCAGGACTTTTATACAATGCTAACTACGATAAAGAACTGATTCAGGAACGTGTTGCCTGCAAAGATCTGTGTCAGGAATATAATGGATTGAAAAACTCAGATACAGAAAGAAGGTATGAACTGCTCGGGAGAATAATCGGAAGCATAAAAGAAAATATCTGCATAGAGCCTAATTTCTGGTGTGATTACGGATACAATATAAAAGCAGGAGAGAATTTCTATGCCAATCATAACCTTGTTATCTTAGATTGTGCCAAAGTAGAGTTTGGTGATAATGTATTTATAGGACCCAATTGCAGCTTTTATACAGCAGGTCATCCGCTTGATGCTAAACAAAGAAATGAAGGTCTTGAATATGCACATCCTATTAAAGTGGGAGATAATGTTTGGCTGGGCGGAAATGTTGTTGTGCTTCCCGGAGTTTCTATTGGAAATAACTCAGTGATTGGTGCGGGAAGTGTTGTCACGAAAGATATTCCGGATGATGTAGTTGCCGTGGGAAATCCCTGTAAAGTCGTTAAAAAAATTACAGAACAGAATTAA
- a CDS encoding 2OG-Fe(II) oxygenase, with amino-acid sequence MKDIIHKIKNTDWQQLTETMHENGYAVISNLLSDQECEIVKSNYHNPDLYRKTVIMARHRFGLGEYKYFDYPLPEIIQSIRTAIYPYLAPIANSWFKALHIDTQFPLDHQEFLQQCHTNGQQKATILILKYKEGGFNTLHQDLYGDVYFPIQIVLMLSEPDKDFAGGEFVLTQQIPRAQSKAIVLKPKKGDVLIFTTQFKPEKGTKGYYRVNMKHGISEVKEGSRYALGIIFHDAIS; translated from the coding sequence ATGAAAGATATTATTCATAAAATTAAAAATACAGACTGGCAGCAACTTACGGAAACAATGCATGAAAATGGATATGCAGTAATTTCCAATCTACTATCAGATCAGGAATGTGAAATAGTAAAGTCAAATTATCACAATCCCGATCTTTATCGTAAAACAGTGATTATGGCAAGACACCGTTTCGGTCTTGGTGAGTATAAATATTTTGATTATCCGCTTCCTGAAATTATTCAGTCCATACGAACGGCCATATATCCGTATCTGGCTCCTATTGCCAATTCATGGTTTAAAGCGCTACATATTGATACTCAATTTCCTTTAGATCATCAGGAATTTTTGCAGCAATGTCATACTAATGGCCAGCAGAAAGCTACTATTTTAATTTTGAAATATAAAGAAGGAGGTTTTAATACTTTACACCAGGATTTATATGGCGATGTGTACTTTCCTATTCAAATCGTGTTAATGCTCAGCGAACCTGACAAAGATTTTGCGGGTGGTGAATTTGTACTTACCCAACAGATCCCGAGAGCTCAGTCAAAAGCTATTGTTTTAAAACCTAAAAAAGGAGATGTACTCATTTTCACGACTCAGTTTAAGCCCGAAAAAGGGACCAAAGGCTATTACAGAGTCAACATGAAACATGGAATAAGTGAAGTTAAGGAAGGCAGCCGCTATGCTTTGGGAATTATTTTCCATGATGCAATCAGCTAA
- a CDS encoding tetratricopeptide repeat protein, whose translation MKMSTINSRNLFLGLILAGSVSLVNAQTTQPETSAATSQTTNPTIDGLKKQIEANPKDTESLAKLAAAYQEASDWPNAIDTWKKISALLPDWAPSYYSQAYAYQSAKDDANAKLAYEKYIATVKPEEVEQNKKNLAYAYFYIAFAEQQTDPNKAKEHIAKSLQYDPSNQDAVKLSKALNS comes from the coding sequence ATGAAAATGAGTACAATTAATAGTAGAAACCTATTTTTAGGTTTGATACTGGCAGGAAGTGTAAGTCTTGTAAACGCGCAAACGACTCAACCGGAAACTTCGGCAGCAACGAGTCAAACAACTAATCCAACGATTGATGGTCTTAAAAAACAGATTGAGGCCAATCCAAAGGATACAGAATCTTTAGCAAAATTAGCAGCAGCTTACCAGGAAGCTTCAGACTGGCCGAATGCCATTGATACCTGGAAGAAAATCTCTGCTTTATTACCGGACTGGGCTCCATCTTATTATAGTCAGGCTTATGCCTATCAATCTGCAAAAGATGATGCCAATGCAAAACTGGCTTATGAAAAGTATATTGCAACCGTAAAACCGGAAGAAGTAGAGCAAAATAAGAAAAATCTGGCGTATGCCTATTTCTATATTGCCTTTGCAGAACAGCAAACAGATCCTAATAAGGCAAAAGAGCACATTGCCAAATCTTTACAGTATGATCCTAGCAATCAGGACGCTGTGAAGCTTAGCAAAGCTTTAAATTCTTAA
- a CDS encoding M56 family metallopeptidase, with protein sequence MEAILLYFGKTILCSGVTFLYYQLSLKDKTFHHYNRFYLLAAIVISLLLPLIRVDDFTIEVNNDMYMLLDKIQNFNTHKNIDNGNLYFNIIFSALGLVSFYFLGKLIYGIFKIQQFKKEFQKESFDGINFYRTDLSEAPFSYFKNLFWKNAITLHSDIGKQILKHEMVHIEQKHSFDKIFIEIITSVFWFNPFFHIIKKEINLIHEYLADKKAVQQSDTKAFAQMLLASHFSGTQLPAASPFLSSNLKKRLKMLQKPKTKFGYARRILALPVLFTVAFAYLVNAKNREIEETNLSIKKAVSEIKKDTVRPEKSVQGNITGLKSVSPEDHTKLTELEKKIKEKEKELDGLDPESDAFSDKIEEISNLASEIGEMASKVEVDEYFNSAEWKNQMKELENMDPLDKKALRKIERAAKKAGRAAEKAVSHIVPPAPPSEPAEPQSPKAPKVVYFKNNNTVYYKDLGPKEKEEVRKAMAEAKKAMKEAAKARVEGEKARIEGEKARLEGDRARAESAVFLIKGEKARIEGDRIRKESEKIRIEAEKAAQSFRAGNFTMTTSAPNVMVMHADFIKKDGNGNIAMNGVKKFSINGNDDHKYKYYIDGREVSKDDVNALSSANISKVMVNTQKNGEVKNGEVRIETKK encoded by the coding sequence ATGGAAGCAATACTTTTATACTTTGGGAAAACAATTTTATGTTCGGGTGTAACATTCTTGTACTATCAGTTGTCTTTAAAAGACAAGACATTCCATCATTATAACAGATTTTATCTGTTGGCTGCAATCGTGATATCACTGCTGCTGCCACTCATCAGAGTAGACGATTTTACGATAGAGGTAAATAATGATATGTATATGCTTCTTGACAAGATTCAGAATTTTAACACACATAAAAACATAGACAATGGTAACCTTTATTTTAACATTATTTTTTCAGCTCTGGGACTGGTTTCTTTCTATTTTTTAGGGAAGCTGATCTATGGGATTTTCAAAATCCAGCAGTTTAAAAAAGAGTTTCAGAAAGAAAGTTTTGACGGGATCAACTTTTACCGTACAGATCTTAGCGAAGCCCCGTTTTCATACTTTAAGAACCTTTTCTGGAAGAATGCAATCACACTGCATTCTGATATAGGAAAACAGATTTTAAAGCATGAGATGGTACATATTGAGCAGAAACATTCCTTTGATAAGATTTTTATCGAGATTATTACTTCTGTTTTCTGGTTCAATCCGTTTTTTCATATCATCAAAAAAGAAATTAATCTCATCCACGAGTACCTGGCTGATAAAAAAGCCGTACAGCAATCGGACACCAAAGCATTTGCGCAGATGCTTTTAGCAAGCCACTTTTCCGGAACACAGTTGCCTGCTGCCAGTCCGTTTCTAAGTTCAAACCTTAAAAAAAGACTTAAAATGTTACAAAAACCAAAAACCAAGTTCGGATATGCGCGAAGAATTCTTGCATTGCCGGTGTTATTTACTGTAGCTTTTGCTTATCTGGTAAATGCAAAGAACAGAGAAATTGAAGAAACCAATCTTTCTATAAAAAAAGCAGTTTCAGAAATCAAAAAAGATACAGTAAGACCTGAAAAATCTGTTCAGGGAAATATTACAGGATTAAAATCTGTATCACCGGAAGATCATACAAAATTGACCGAGCTTGAAAAAAAGATAAAAGAAAAAGAGAAAGAGCTGGATGGATTGGATCCGGAAAGTGATGCCTTCAGTGATAAAATTGAAGAAATAAGTAATCTGGCATCAGAGATAGGAGAGATGGCTTCCAAAGTTGAAGTTGATGAATATTTCAATTCTGCTGAATGGAAAAATCAGATGAAGGAACTTGAAAATATGGATCCTCTTGATAAAAAAGCACTTCGTAAAATAGAAAGAGCGGCTAAAAAAGCGGGAAGAGCGGCTGAAAAAGCCGTAAGCCACATCGTTCCTCCCGCACCACCTAGTGAACCAGCTGAACCTCAGTCTCCAAAAGCTCCGAAAGTAGTTTATTTTAAAAATAATAATACCGTTTACTATAAGGATCTGGGCCCTAAAGAAAAAGAGGAAGTACGTAAGGCAATGGCAGAAGCAAAAAAAGCCATGAAAGAAGCTGCAAAAGCCAGAGTGGAAGGAGAGAAGGCCAGAATAGAGGGTGAAAAAGCCCGCTTAGAAGGAGACAGAGCAAGAGCTGAAAGTGCTGTATTTCTTATCAAAGGAGAAAAAGCCAGAATAGAAGGGGATAGGATAAGAAAAGAGAGCGAAAAAATACGTATAGAAGCTGAAAAAGCAGCACAAAGTTTCAGAGCTGGTAACTTTACCATGACAACTTCTGCTCCTAATGTGATGGTAATGCATGCTGATTTCATCAAAAAAGACGGTAACGGAAACATTGCCATGAATGGTGTGAAAAAGTTTAGCATTAACGGTAATGATGATCATAAATACAAGTATTACATTGATGGAAGAGAAGTATCTAAAGATGATGTTAACGCTTTGAGTTCTGCTAATATTTCAAAAGTAATGGTTAACACTCAGAAGAATGGAGAAGTAAAGAATGGAGAAGTAAGAATTGAGACAAAGAAATAA
- the fsa gene encoding fructose-6-phosphate aldolase, whose amino-acid sequence MKFFIDTANLEQIKEARDLGILDGVTTNPSLMAKEGIQGAEAIKNHYKTICELVDGDISAEVLSTTYEEMIKEGDELAAIHPNIVVKIPMIKDGIKALKYFSDKGIKTNCTLIFSAGQALLAAKAGATYVSPFLGRLDDISTDGLNLIQEIRLIFDNYMFETEILAASIRHSMHIIDCAKIGADVITSPLPPILSLLKHPLTDSGLAQFIADSQKLA is encoded by the coding sequence ATGAAATTTTTTATTGACACAGCTAATTTAGAGCAAATCAAGGAAGCTAGAGATCTTGGAATTTTGGATGGTGTAACGACCAACCCTTCATTAATGGCTAAGGAAGGAATTCAAGGTGCTGAAGCAATCAAAAACCACTACAAAACGATCTGCGAACTTGTAGACGGAGATATTTCTGCGGAAGTTCTTTCTACAACGTATGAAGAAATGATTAAGGAAGGAGACGAATTGGCTGCTATTCACCCAAATATCGTTGTAAAGATTCCAATGATCAAAGACGGAATCAAAGCTTTAAAATATTTTTCTGATAAAGGAATCAAGACTAACTGTACATTGATCTTCTCTGCAGGACAGGCTCTTTTGGCAGCAAAAGCAGGAGCTACTTATGTATCTCCATTCTTAGGAAGATTAGATGATATTTCTACAGACGGTCTGAACCTAATCCAGGAAATCAGATTGATTTTCGATAACTATATGTTCGAAACTGAAATCTTAGCAGCTTCTATCCGTCACTCAATGCACATCATCGACTGTGCTAAAATTGGAGCAGATGTTATCACTTCACCACTTCCTCCGATCTTGAGCTTATTGAAGCACCCATTAACAGACAGCGGATTGGCTCAGTTCATTGCAGATTCTCAGAAATTAGCATAA
- a CDS encoding GLPGLI family protein has product MKKSYFILLAFLSVVVNAQVNRFFYDYKYISDSTNRAEVKSDVMLLDIDKNGSKYYSREKFVADSTMKADIAKQMKGGFGGSINIKRNMKPGTTYSTVTKKYPDYSVSFSENIGNTTYKMPEDQKPEWKILPEKQKIGEYNTQKATTNFGGRSWTAWFSTDIPFQDGPYKFYGLPGLIVKVEDKTGSHIMTLIGNKKTEAASEEDVQIPGLTTIGIGGKEIEINKKQFKKAWKDYLTDPTKDMKQTMSTLPAGAVVQMKNQDGKNIDVNEMYRNIEKRAKEDQLKNNNKIEPELYK; this is encoded by the coding sequence ATGAAAAAAAGTTATTTCATTTTACTGGCATTTTTGAGTGTAGTTGTGAACGCACAGGTGAACAGATTCTTTTATGACTACAAATATATCTCTGACTCTACCAATAGAGCAGAAGTGAAAAGCGATGTTATGCTTTTGGATATTGATAAAAATGGTTCCAAATACTACAGCCGCGAAAAGTTTGTTGCTGATTCAACCATGAAAGCTGATATCGCCAAGCAGATGAAAGGAGGCTTCGGGGGAAGCATCAATATCAAGAGAAATATGAAGCCGGGAACAACTTATTCAACGGTTACAAAAAAGTACCCGGATTATAGTGTTTCGTTCTCTGAAAATATTGGAAATACAACGTATAAAATGCCGGAAGACCAAAAACCTGAATGGAAAATCCTTCCTGAAAAACAAAAAATCGGAGAGTATAATACGCAAAAGGCAACCACAAATTTTGGAGGAAGAAGCTGGACTGCATGGTTTTCTACCGATATCCCATTCCAGGACGGTCCCTATAAATTCTATGGACTGCCGGGACTTATCGTTAAAGTTGAAGATAAAACAGGATCCCATATCATGACTTTAATAGGTAATAAGAAAACGGAGGCTGCATCAGAAGAAGATGTTCAAATACCGGGGCTTACTACAATTGGCATAGGAGGGAAGGAAATAGAGATCAACAAAAAACAATTTAAAAAAGCCTGGAAAGATTATCTTACAGATCCTACAAAAGATATGAAACAAACCATGAGTACTCTTCCGGCTGGAGCTGTGGTACAGATGAAAAATCAGGACGGGAAAAATATTGATGTCAATGAAATGTACAGAAATATCGAAAAAAGAGCAAAAGAAGACCAATTAAAAAATAACAATAAAATAGAACCGGAGCTTTATAAATAA
- the pepE gene encoding dipeptidase PepE translates to MNIILASTSTLFGGEYLEYLREELIQLYNGIDEIVFIPFARPGGISHDDYTAKARSFFETINIKVKGLHEFEDKKEALNQAKGYFTGGGNTFLLVKTLHEEGLMSVLKENVSGGKAYLGCSAGSNIGGQNMKTTNDMPIVYPPSFDCMGLVPFNINPHYLDPNPDLKHNGETRETRIQEFLTQNDIKVVGLREGNWIRRTADSITVEGSELTRIFEKGKEPYEIEAGSRL, encoded by the coding sequence ATGAATATCATATTAGCTTCAACATCCACCCTTTTTGGCGGAGAATATCTGGAATACTTAAGAGAAGAATTAATCCAACTCTATAATGGAATTGACGAAATCGTGTTTATTCCTTTCGCAAGGCCAGGCGGAATTTCCCATGACGACTATACCGCAAAAGCACGTTCTTTCTTTGAAACAATCAACATAAAAGTAAAAGGCCTTCATGAATTTGAAGATAAAAAAGAAGCCCTGAATCAGGCAAAGGGATACTTTACCGGAGGTGGAAATACCTTTTTATTGGTTAAAACATTACATGAAGAAGGATTGATGTCTGTCTTAAAAGAAAATGTTTCAGGAGGAAAAGCATATCTTGGATGCAGCGCAGGAAGCAATATCGGAGGCCAGAATATGAAAACCACGAATGATATGCCGATTGTATATCCGCCAAGTTTTGACTGTATGGGACTGGTTCCTTTCAATATTAACCCGCATTATCTTGATCCTAACCCGGATTTGAAACATAATGGAGAAACCAGAGAAACCCGTATTCAGGAATTCCTTACCCAAAATGATATCAAAGTAGTAGGCCTTAGAGAAGGAAACTGGATCAGAAGAACAGCAGATTCCATTACAGTAGAAGGAAGCGAGCTGACAAGAATTTTTGAGAAAGGTAAAGAACCTTACGAAATAGAAGCAGGAAGCAGACTTTAA
- a CDS encoding sensor histidine kinase, protein MRKSILTRLNNWIIFVVMTTLVIAIVVASTSLINFLRKEEIKRISLLSKAIRIQQEVKTPDTDVLDLLPDILNINNTIPFIVTDKYKNPILDLGYYRNIPEATIKNPEKLQDLIRNMEKNYDPIEIKVPDGNNQFVYYDNSRMLNNLRYSPYILGLFILLYFGFSFWFFRTIKKTDEGYLWAGLAKETAHQIGTPLSSMIGWMEIMKLDNPESEGVHEIEKDIERLRTISERFSKIGSVPELNDRNFNETIQENYDYLKTRISKKINFTLNLPTYTVLVPHNKILMSWVIENLVKNAVDAMKGEGAITMSIFERNKNILIEVKDNGSGMTKQQARNAFNPGYSTKKRGWGLGLSLARRVIHEYHNGDIKISQTEVGKGSTFRITIRKGD, encoded by the coding sequence TTGAGAAAATCCATACTTACCAGACTGAATAACTGGATCATTTTTGTTGTCATGACTACTTTGGTGATTGCTATTGTAGTGGCTTCAACATCGCTCATTAATTTTCTCAGAAAAGAGGAGATCAAAAGGATCAGTCTTCTTTCCAAAGCGATAAGAATACAGCAGGAAGTAAAGACTCCGGATACGGATGTTCTGGATCTGCTGCCGGATATCCTTAATATCAACAATACCATTCCGTTTATTGTAACCGATAAGTACAAAAATCCTATTCTCGATCTCGGATATTACAGAAATATCCCTGAAGCTACCATAAAGAATCCTGAGAAACTTCAGGACCTGATCAGGAATATGGAAAAGAATTATGATCCTATTGAGATCAAAGTCCCGGATGGAAATAACCAGTTTGTATACTATGACAACTCGCGTATGCTTAATAATCTTCGGTATTCGCCTTATATTTTAGGACTGTTTATTTTGTTATATTTCGGTTTTTCATTCTGGTTTTTCAGGACGATCAAAAAGACGGATGAGGGTTATCTCTGGGCAGGTCTGGCTAAAGAAACAGCTCATCAGATCGGAACACCATTATCTTCCATGATTGGTTGGATGGAGATTATGAAGTTGGATAATCCTGAATCGGAAGGAGTACACGAGATAGAAAAAGACATTGAAAGACTCAGAACGATCTCAGAACGATTCTCAAAGATTGGTTCTGTTCCTGAACTGAATGACAGGAATTTCAATGAAACCATTCAGGAGAATTATGATTATCTGAAAACCAGAATCTCGAAAAAAATCAATTTTACATTGAATCTTCCTACCTATACTGTGTTGGTTCCCCACAATAAAATTCTGATGAGCTGGGTGATTGAAAATCTGGTGAAAAATGCTGTAGATGCTATGAAAGGGGAAGGAGCTATTACAATGTCCATTTTTGAAAGAAATAAAAATATTCTGATTGAAGTAAAAGACAATGGAAGCGGAATGACAAAGCAGCAGGCAAGAAATGCTTTCAATCCCGGGTATTCTACTAAAAAAAGAGGCTGGGGATTGGGATTGTCATTGGCAAGAAGAGTAATTCATGAATACCATAACGGAGATATCAAGATTTCTCAGACTGAAGTAGGGAAGGGAAGTACCTTTAGAATAACTATCAGAAAGGGGGACTGA
- the dacB gene encoding D-alanyl-D-alanine carboxypeptidase/D-alanyl-D-alanine endopeptidase has translation MKKTLAVLTLSVQMVAAQNIAQKLDKVTKDLMDSSGAVSSSLSFYVSDENGNFIYEYQGSKGLSTASTQKIFTAGAALETLGKNYTFTTTSSYSGNISGGTLNGNLFITSNGDPTLGSWRYDAYKPENFKKKLIEAIKNSGITKISGDLVIDDSYFDHQTIPGGWPWDDLGNYYGAGVWGINWKENQFDININGTDFKSFSYPLEGVKWLNDLKAGGSSDQSLIFTAPHSDVALINGMLPAGKTVTVSGSTPNPPLQLAAEVKQWLKESGIEISGKTVTNSQLEIEGKKALEAPKNNILLTYQSPTLDKIVYWFLRKSINLYGETLIKTLGKEKKGNSSFKSGVSYLKEFWKSKGINPNMINFADGSGLSPQNYVAAKAEVQALLYAKKQSWFEAYYDGFPVQENGMKMKSGTMRDTKSFAGYHTAKDGKKYVFSIIINNYQGSGNVELQKILNVLK, from the coding sequence ATGAAAAAAACACTTGCTGTTCTCACACTCTCTGTACAGATGGTTGCCGCGCAGAATATTGCTCAGAAACTGGATAAAGTAACCAAGGATCTCATGGATTCTTCAGGAGCGGTTTCTTCCAGCCTATCATTTTATGTTTCGGATGAAAATGGCAACTTTATATATGAATATCAGGGAAGTAAAGGACTTTCTACTGCTTCTACACAGAAAATTTTTACCGCTGGTGCCGCACTGGAAACGTTAGGCAAAAATTATACTTTTACAACCACATCAAGTTATTCCGGGAATATATCCGGAGGAACACTGAATGGAAACCTTTTCATTACTTCCAATGGTGATCCTACATTAGGAAGCTGGAGATATGATGCCTATAAACCTGAAAATTTTAAAAAGAAACTGATTGAGGCCATTAAAAACTCAGGAATTACAAAAATATCAGGAGATCTGGTGATTGATGATTCTTATTTTGACCATCAGACGATTCCCGGAGGCTGGCCCTGGGATGACCTTGGAAATTATTACGGAGCCGGTGTATGGGGAATCAACTGGAAAGAAAACCAGTTTGATATCAATATTAACGGAACAGATTTTAAAAGCTTTTCTTATCCCTTGGAGGGAGTGAAATGGCTGAATGATCTGAAAGCCGGAGGAAGTTCTGACCAGAGTCTTATTTTTACGGCACCTCATTCTGATGTAGCACTTATTAACGGGATGCTTCCGGCAGGAAAAACAGTGACAGTTTCCGGTTCTACTCCTAATCCGCCCTTACAGCTGGCAGCAGAAGTAAAACAATGGCTGAAAGAATCCGGAATTGAGATTTCAGGAAAAACAGTAACGAATTCTCAGCTTGAAATAGAAGGAAAGAAGGCATTGGAAGCTCCTAAAAACAATATTCTTTTAACTTACCAATCTCCGACTCTGGATAAAATTGTTTATTGGTTTCTAAGGAAAAGTATCAATCTGTATGGAGAAACACTGATTAAAACCTTAGGAAAAGAGAAAAAAGGAAATTCAAGTTTTAAAAGCGGAGTTTCTTATCTGAAAGAATTCTGGAAATCAAAAGGAATCAATCCTAATATGATCAATTTTGCAGACGGAAGCGGACTTTCACCACAGAATTATGTAGCAGCAAAAGCAGAAGTACAGGCACTTTTATATGCTAAAAAGCAATCATGGTTTGAAGCGTACTATGATGGTTTCCCGGTTCAGGAGAATGGAATGAAGATGAAAAGCGGAACGATGAGAGATACTAAATCTTTTGCCGGATATCACACGGCAAAAGATGGTAAAAAATATGTGTTTTCGATTATCATTAATAACTACCAGGGAAGTGGAAATGTAGAACTGCAGAAAATTCTGAATGTTTTAAAATAA